CATCTGAATTGGAATCACAGCTTTCAAATAATGAGATGGTTTTACTTTTGTAAAAATGAAAATCAAAGAAGGGTAAATGAAAAATAGCATCAGCATTAAACCAACAATTACCGTTAAAGAATAAGACCCGAGTGCGATAAATAAATCAAGTGCATCAGAAAGATTATTTCCACCAAATTCAACGAGCAGCGAAGAGATAAGCGCAAACACACCCATAGGCGCGTAGAGCATTATAATATCTATAACCTTTAGAATGATTTCATTCAGAGAATCGACAAAGTTCTTAAAGGCCAATACATCTTTGTCGGGAAGCATAATCATCGCAACACCAAAGATAATCGCGATAAATATGACTTGTAGCATTTTAGAATTATCCCCTGCTGCTTTGAACATATTATCAGGAATGAAATCGAGTAAGAACTGTAGAGGTGGACGATCATTTACTTTTTTTGCGTCTTCCGTTTTTGCCTCTGCTTCTTTGGCAAATTTTGCTCTGAGTTCTTGTTTTTTAACCTCAGAGAAGGAATTTCCCGGGTTTACAATATTTACTAAAAGCAAACCAAAACTAATAGCTATCACCGTAGTAGACATATAGAGGATAATCGTTCGTATGCTTAAACGAGAAAGTCTCGACATATCACTCAGACTAGAAATTCCTTTCACTAAAGAAACAAACACTAATGGAATTGCAATTGCCTTTAATAGACTTATAAAAACTGAGCCATAAGCTTTTACATACATGGCAGTGAATTCTACTAGTCGATAATGGATGGCAATGGAGCCAAAAATAACTCCGAGGAGCATACTGATTAAAATCTCTGTTTGAAGATTTAGTTTAATCTTTACGACAGACTTTACAATGAAAAATACGAGAGGTATGGCAATTGCTTTTAACGTATTCAGAAAAAAAGAACCGAATAGAGCTGCACCTAAAATATTTCCAATTAGGATGCCGATTAAAATTTTAGTTTGAAGAGTTAGTTTCATGTATAATTGAATTTAGGGTTAGGAGAGGATTTTTGCAATACCCTAACCTCACGTAACATATATTTATCGAGTTAGCTATGAGGCAAGTATTTTTAAAAAAGGAAGGGCTTTTAGAATTCTCAGGCTAGGC
This genomic interval from Leptospiraceae bacterium contains the following:
- a CDS encoding dicarboxylate/amino acid:cation symporter, whose protein sequence is MKLTLQTKILIGILIGNILGAALFGSFFLNTLKAIAIPLVFFIVKSVVKIKLNLQTEILISMLLGVIFGSIAIHYRLVEFTAMYVKAYGSVFISLLKAIAIPLVFVSLVKGISSLSDMSRLSRLSIRTIILYMSTTVIAISFGLLLVNIVNPGNSFSEVKKQELRAKFAKEAEAKTEDAKKVNDRPPLQFLLDFIPDNMFKAAGDNSKMLQVIFIAIIFGVAMIMLPDKDVLAFKNFVDSLNEIILKVIDIIMLYAPMGVFALISSLLVEFGGNNLSDALDLFIALGSYSLTVIVGLMLMLFFIYPSLIFIFTKVKPSHYLKAVIPIQMVAFSTSSSAATLPVTMEHCEKSLGISKEVSSFVLPIGATINMDGTGLYQSVSAVFIAQVFGYDLTMQQQLNIILTATLASIGTAGVPGAGIVMLVIVLNAIGIATEGIALIFAVERILDMFRTVVNVTGDAAVAVIVDSKDRENTV